The DNA window ctggcaaagacaacatatctcgcatatatgatgtttgcaaagctttttatcgcgcggagaaacaagataagtctcttatgaattattttatggctttcaagaaaacatatgaagaacttaatgtgctattaccgtttagtcctgatgtaaaagttcaacagcgccaacgagaacagatggctattatgagttttcttgcaggactctcatctgaatttgactctgcaaagtcacaagttctctctggttctgatgtctcctctttacaagatgtgtttactcgtgttcttcgcacagagactacctcttcaactcctctgaatagcgccttggtgagtcgtaataattctgcaccggaaagaaactctactccaagtggatttaaaggaggtaattcacaaggacctgataaccgcacaccaaattctgggagcatcatgtgcaattattgtaagaaaccaggccacaccaagtttgagtgtaggaagttacaatttaagaatcgacaacaacactctgccaatattgcaagcactagtgatgcatctgacaaatcggtccttatttctgctgatgaatttgccaagttctcaaggtatcaggaaacacttaagtcttcatcttcttctgtcACTGCGATTGCTGATTCAGGTAACTCTAATGCATgccttctttccaaatcctcgaaatgggtcattgattctggtgccacaGATCATATGACAGGTAATTCCCGTCTCTTTTCCACTTTTCAGTCTCACAGTCCCACTTCTGTTGTCACCTTAGCTGATGGGTCAACAGCTTCTGTTCTTGGATCTGGCACTATTGTTCCTACACCTATGCTATCTTTATCATCAGTCTTACATTTACCTGATTTGtcctttaatttgctttctgttagtcaactcactcgtaatctaaattgttgcatctcattctttcctgatcattgtttgtttcaggatcttatgacgaagaagattattggtaaaggacatgaatctggtggcttgtatgttcttgacccaCTTCCGCCAACCTCTATTGCTTGTTCGAGTGTTGCTTCCGCTTTGAGGCTCATTGTCGTTTAGGTCATCCATCCGCTTCCTTTGCTCGAAAGCGTGTCCCCGATATAGTAGTTTATCTTCGTTAGAATGTGAGTCATGTCAGTTGCCAAACATCATCGTGTTAGTTTGAGTCCACGTGTCGATAAACGTGCTAGTGTTCCTTTTGAGTTAGTTCATTCTGATGTTTGGGGTCCTTCTCCTATTTTGTCTCAACTTTGGATTcaggtattttgttacttttgtggatgaTCATTCTCGTTTAACTTGgttatatataatgaaaaatctttctgagttgttttctatattctgTGCTTTTTTGTCTTGAGattcaaactcaatttaatgtatctattcgtactttgagaagtgataatgccaaagagtacatgtctgctcaatttcaatcttatatgacctctaatggcatgcttcatgaaacttcttgtgttgatacggcacctcagaatggtgttgcagaacgtaaaaacagacatcttcttgaaactgcacgtgctctcttgtttcaaatgaaagtccctaaacttttttgggccgatgcagtttccacggcatgctttcttattaatcgCATGCCCTCTTACATTcttaatggtgaaattccatttaaaattctttttcctaataagtcattatttccagttgctccgcgagtatttggtagtgtttgttttgctcgcgatgtccgtccatctgtcaccaaattagaccctaaggcactaaagtgtgtctttcttggttattctcgtcttcagaaagggtataggtgttactgtcctgatctcaacaaatatcttgtgtctattgatgttacttttgtagaaaatacaccttatttttcatcttccactacttctactagtcgggggaggatgatgatttgttggtttattcTCATCACATCCTATGCGCCTCTCCATGTTCTGGCGGGTCTCTTGTTCCTTCACCGCCTCGGTCGTCACCCCCACAATGtctacacctccaccacctccaccacctctaccacctccaccactccctcggcctcctatagtgtacaccaggcgccccctcctccacctcctgttTCATGTCCTGCACTTGCATCTTCGTCATCAGATCCGGAAATCTCAGATGATCTTCCCATTGCACTACGTAAAGGTAAACGTCAATGTACTTTTCCAATTACTTCTTTTGTGTCTTATAATcatctctcctcttcttcttgttcttttattgcttctcttgattctatcactattcctaaaactgttcgagaagcgatgtctcatcctggttggcttgctgcaatgatagaagagatgaatgctttGGTTGCGAATGGTACTTGGGTCTTGGTTGATTTACCTTCGGAAAACGGGCCATCGGGTGTAAATGGGTGTTCACGGTTAAATTCAATCCGGACGGCACGGTTGCTCGCTTAAAGGCCgtcttgttgccaagggttatgctcgaacctatggagtggactattgtgatactttttctcctgttgctaaactcacatccgttgttcatttccatggcggctactcatcattggcctttgcatcggcttgatattaaaaatgcttttcttcatggagatcttgaggaagaagtatatatggagcaacctcacaggtttgttgctcagggggagttagggcgagtttgtcatcttcgccaatctttatatggattgaaacaaagccctcgtgcttggtttggtaaatttagtctgttgagaagtttggtttgttgaaaagtaagtcgGATCATTAcgtgttttataaaagatcaactcgttggtatcattttgttagtggtgtatgttgatgacatcgttattaCGGAAATGATGCgaaggcatctcatcccttaagtctttcattcacacacagtttaacacgaaagatttaggggaactcaagtatttcttggggATTGAAGTTGCGAgagtaaacaaggtatttttaAATCTCgaagaaagtatgtacttgatttgctaGCGGGAACGGGGAAATTGGGATCAAAACCTTGCaatgctccaatgaatccagctgtgcatcttacacgtgatgggaaaccagttgaagatcctgagaaatatcgcaggttagttggaaagttgaattatttaactgtgactcgtccagatattgcatttccagttagtgttatcagtcagttcatgtcttccccaacaattcatcattgggcagcattagaacaaattttatgttacttaaaaggagcaccaggacgaggtatagtttacaaggatcatggacatacccagattgattgtttttctgatgcagattgggcaggctccaaggtagatagacgatccacttcaggatattgtgtatttgttgggggcaatctggtctcttggaagaataagaaacaaaatgttgtatctagatccagtgctgaatcagaatatagagctatggcccagtccgtgtgtgaggtaatatggatttatcagcttttgactgaattcgggtttaagacttctattccagcaaaattatggtgtgataatcaagctgctcttcatattgcctcgaatcccgtattccacgagcgaactaagcacattgagatcgattgtcattttgttcgtgagaaaattcaacaaggtctgatctccacaggatatgtgaaaaccggagaacaactaggagatatttttacaaaagctttgaatggggtgcggatagactatctttgtaacaagctgggcatgattaacatctatgctccGGCTTGAGAGTGTTAGAGTATTAGCTGTATATTAGGTGTAAAAGAATTAGGGtaacttgtatttagtagtttcctattttgttggtagtttcctatttcctagtctcctagctttgtatataaatatgtactattctatgaaatacacataaaaattcgattcactattttctacaaaCTAGAAAGCTAATAAAGATAGATAATGATAGTGAGTAATGTGGGGGACAGTAAAAGAAGCACATGTTTATGGAGAACGGCAGTCTTGGCAGTTCTATGGGTGGTTTGGTTAGAACGAAATAATAGAATCTTTGAAGGTTTGGAGAGCTTAGAAGCGGCCCTATGGGATAAAATTTAATTCTGGACTGCTTCTTGGGTGTACAAGACTAAGTTCTTTGAAAATGTTTCTTTTTTAGACTTGATTAGAGAATGGAGAGCATTGTTGTAAGATTTTTAATACTGCCTTGTGGTCTCTTCCGCTGCGTGGGATCTGGTTTTTAATGCGCGTCCTAGGGGGGTGGGTGGGGGGGATGGGGATTGTTGATATCAAATTTTTGAGACTTTGTTTTGGTTCTAGGGTGACCTGAGTTTTGTATAAGTCTTGGAGTTTGGTGTAATTTGTAACCACGATTTTCCTCTGCCACAAGTGAGGGTTTTTATTATCTCGGGGTTGGgggccaaaaaaaaaagaaaaaaagatagataatacACTATAAAGAAATAGGTAAGAATCAATGTCCACCCTCAACAATCATTCAAgatcaataataataagaattatttcaatttcttaattaaactaTTAACCTCGCAGAAAATGCTGAAGCAGTCAATTTTTCCAATCTCCCTATTACAATTAATCAAGGTGAAATGctgaataattaaatatttttactaagCAATAGATCCACGAagcatgcaatttatttaacataagaaaaatattaatttctatggaGATAAATTAATCAAGGTAACAAATCaatgaagcatataattcatttaacctAAGGTCTGTTTTTTAtcacaattaataatatttttgacattactattaattgaaaattattactctACTTAGAGTCCTAAACTATTAGGTGAGAAGTAATTCTAAGATACAAAACCTTAATTATTGTGTACCTAACAAGAATTCACAATTTTTATAGCATTCAAATAGGAAAATATAAACAGTTTAAAATGAGAGAAATCAAGAACAACATTTATTATCACTAATTAAGAATTCATGTTTTAGAGTTTGGAAATAACCCTTAACTAAAAAGAAACTTCTCCATACTAATCAtcataataaaaatcataatttaaaagtaaagagatagaaaaagaaaagaactaGAATGATAAACAATTGGTGATGCAATCTTCTTCTCCACTTTCTATAAGTTTCTCTTTCAAAAACGCAATCTGAAAGTGATAAAAACGAACCCTAAAagtcttatttatttaatcCTAAAAGCCCATTTAAATTTAGCttgaaaattgattttttgcGAATTGTACGGACGTATTTTCGCCTCTGGCCGCCCTAGCGGCGCTTAAATGCCTCCGGGGAGGTGGTTCCTGGGAAATTGCGTCGCGTGCTTAGATCAGTATTTTGGTCGTAAATCTTTCAATACAACTCGAAATTGaatgattcaagatgttccgaaaAGTTGAGAACGAGATATACAAATTTCATGTTGAGCTCTAAGTCCAGTTTTGCTTCTAAAATCGTCAAAATCTTTAATTACGTTCAGTTTAGTCAAACCGAGCTCTTCGACTTCCACTATTTTTCACTAAAATGTACTAAAATCCCTCCAAATGACTCAAAATGCATGATTAGTCTTCCAATACCCAACAAATAAAAAtcacactaatcaataatttaaagaatcaatttagGAATATTGATACATAGATTGGTCATATTTATAAGACAAAATATCGATTATCAGAGGATAGAAGTTAACTTCTTTAAACAATTTTGTGAAGAGAATTGAACATGACATtcctagatatatatataaatatatatatatatgttttcttttttgaaaatgtGACATTCCTAGATATGTTGCTTACTCTAAATGCATTTTTTGTTAGGCCTTAGAAAGTATCTCCTTGCCCCTTTGAATATAATCATCATAAGCCAAATAAAAGTTATCCCACTgctgaaaaagaaaattaacagCCTTGTTGACCCTCCAATTGAGAACATCAAGTCCTTTAAACATCATTAGAGAAAGAACAGTACCCATCACACCAGCGTGGACAATCCCCATTATCATCATATAACCAGAGTGAGAGAGAAAATTATCAATAGTTGGCCCTATCCCATAAATGTGTTGAGTCACCATTTGAGAACTAAAGAATATGTAACAGTGACCAAGTCCACATTCATATTCTTTAGTAATTTCTTTGTGCCCCATTTGTCTAACAGTGCCCATGAATAAACAACCCCCTTTATCACCAACTAATTTCCCAAATCCAATAAGAAATATGAAATTAGCTGTAAGATTGGTTCTATTCCATTCAAAATACCTGGTGACCCAAAAGTTGTTGTGCAAGCTTTTGTTGTTCTtcaccttgaggacaaggtgaATTTCGGGGGGGCGGTATTGTATATGGGTCATTGTAATAGGGGGTATTGGGAGAGTATATATAGGAGAGTCTTAGAAGGGTTTTGGAGAGAGAATGAATTAGTTAATGAGCAGTAGCTCTTGGGAGAGCACTGGGTATCTCGAATACCCAGGAACATTGTATCCTCTTCATCTAAATTAATATACAATTCACTATTTTGCTATATTTGCTACTATTATACTAAATTGATAGGAACTCCCTATCATTTTTGTGGTGGTATCTCACTGGTGAATTAGCCAATATATAATTGTTCTTTTAACTTCTGTTCCAAAAGTGTGTTTGTGTGATTACCTGAAACTTGTTTCCTCAACAGTGGATGTCATGAGATACTGTTTTTCtagttaatgtaaatcattaagTTTCTTCCAACTTCTCCACTTCTTTTTGTGTTTGTAATCGTGTCACAGGCGTTAAAAATATGTAGGTTTGCGAGCCACTACGGGCACAAATAAATGGAGCTCCTTTGGAGGACGCTCGTCACTTGACTCACCGTTATGATAAATTGCGTCAAGATGTGGAAGCCCAGGTAACTGCTCATCTTATAATTCGTTACATACACCACATACAAATTGTTTAATATTCATACCGAATAGTTTATTATTAGGTGGCTGAAGTGTTAAGGCGCCAGTCAAAGTCTAGGGGCCCTTCCGTATCTGAAGAGAGTGTAATTAAGCTTCAAAATGCAGAAGGTAGATTGGATGAGCTTAAATATTCTATTATGGCTCTTGGTCGGGAAGCAACTGCAGCTATGTCATCAGTTGAGGAGCAGCAGCAAAAGATGACATTCCATACACTTTTTACCATGGTATTCTTACTTGATTCTCTCTGGTATGTATCTATAGGCTGGCAATATCTTGGTTCACAGTGTGGGTTGACTTGTAAATTATTTACATGCTTGGATTCTACGACACTTAGATACATGTTGTTGTAAACTGTTTATCCTGTGAAGCCTTACTTTGTATGTGAGAtgtaaaaagaaaatagaaataaatactTCGTATTTGCACTTGGGACTAGCTCAAGTTGTTGGAGGAGTGGTTGTAAATTTTAGTTCAAGACCTACACAGTGAATAATATTTTGAGTAAAATGTTCATGGTCTCATTGTACTTAGATGACAGGGATTCTACACCTTTCTGAATGCAATTATTTTACgtcaaatctgaaaaatattcaTTTTCCAGGTTGATGCTGAGAGATCTTACCATCAGCATGCTCTTACAATTCTGGAAAAGCTACATGCTGAGGTTTGTTCTATCAGACTAGTTCTGTACTTTTCCCTATATGTATTGTTCCTGGAGATGTCAAAATGTTGGGATCTGCCGCAATAATgtcaaatttttaatttgtcAACAATATTTCTGAAATAATAAGCACTTACCATAATGATTTCGTCAtcaattataaagaaaagaacatAATTTTTAATCTATCCTATGGGAAGTGCtgacatttttaatttttcatgaaTCATGATGCATTGAATTTTTAATGCTAATGCAATCAATATTATGCCACTTACAATTGTTTCTAGATATACCATGCATGAGTGACTTATTTAGAACTGTTAGGATTCTTACAGCTGTATGAGATTTTTAGCTTTAAAAATGAATCTTACATTAGAAAATGATGCAGATGTGAATAACAACACTGATGAAGTATCCTTGCACTAAATAATTAGGAGAGACATGAAAATGTATGCA is part of the Cannabis sativa cultivar Pink pepper isolate KNU-18-1 chromosome 5, ASM2916894v1, whole genome shotgun sequence genome and encodes:
- the LOC133037843 gene encoding uncharacterized protein LOC133037843 codes for the protein MAEIRSDSKSVVVSDVVPVMSKITDHKLIGSNYLEWSKTIRLYLRSIDKDDHLTDDPPEETNDSRKIWLREDARLFLQIRNSIDNEVISLINHCELVKELMGYLEFLYSGKDNISRIYDVCKAFYRAEKQDKSLMNYFMAFKKTYEELNVLLPFSPDVKVQQRQREQMAIMSFLAGLSSEFDSAKSQVLSGSDVSSLQDVFTRVLRTETTSSTPLNSALVSRNNSAPERNSTPSGFKGGNSQGPDNRTPNSGSIMCNYCKKPGHTKFECRKLQFKNRQQHSANIASTSDASDKSVLISADEFAKFSRYQETLKSSSSSVTAIADSGSYDEEDYW